Within Xanthomonas theicola, the genomic segment GGCAGGCAAGCGTGACAAGATCCGTATGATTTCCTCGGCCGCCACCGGCCATTTCTACACCACGGACAAGAACAAGAAGAACACTCCGGGGAAGATGGAAATGATGAAGTACGACCCGGTCGTGCGTAAGCACGTGCTGTACAAGGAAGGCAAGATCAAGTGATCGCCTGATCGCCTGATCGCCTGGATCGTCCTTCGAGGTCGTCGCCAAACCCGCCACAAGGCGGGTTTGGCGTGTCTGGCGCGCTCCCGCCGCTCTCTCGCGCTCGACGCTCCTCCCGCGCCGGTGCGCCGAGGCGCTTGCGTTTGCCGACGCAGCCCGCAGAATCGGGCGACTTGGCTTGCGAAGGGTCGCGATGCTGCCGTTCTGGTTGGAAGGCACGTGGTTGCTGGCGCTGGACTGGCTGATCCGGCTGGTGGCGTTGTTGTGGATTCCCGCGCGTACCACGCCCGGGGCGGCGCGCAGTTGGCTGCTGCTGGTGGGCTTCGTACCGGTGCTGGGACTGCCGCTGTATCTGCTGCTCGGGCATCCGTGGCTGTCGCGGCAGCGGATCCTGCGCCAGGCGCAGGCCTCGCAGCTGATCCGCGAACAGCAGGTGCCGCTGATCGCGCTGCGCTGGAGCCCGCCTGCCGATACCGCGATCGCCGAAGTGGTGCCGCTGATCGAGCGCCAGGGCGACTTCATGCCGACCCATGGCAACACCGTGGAGCTGCTCGACCGCTATGCGGTCTCACTGCAGGCGCTGATCGGCGACATCGACGCGGCCGGCGAACGCGTGCACCTGCTGTACTACCTGATGTTCGACGACGCGGTCGGCGATGCGATCGTGGCCGCGCTGCTGCGCGCCGCCGCGCGCGGCGTACGCTGCCGCCTGCTGCTCGACGCGCGCGGCGGCCGGCGCGGGCTGCGCCGCTACCGCAAGCGCCTGTACGCCGCCGGGGTCGAGGTGCAGGCGCTGCTGCCGGGCGGCCTGCGCTGGCGCAGCAGCGGGCGCATGGACCTGCGCAATCACCGCAAGATCGCGGTGATCGACAACCGCGTCGGCTACATCGGTTCGCAGAACCTGGCCGCCGCCGGGTTCGTGCGCGGCCATCCCAACCGCGAACTGGTGGCACGGGTACAGGGGCCGGTGGTCGCACACCTGGAAGCGGTGTTCGCCAGCGACTGGTTCATCGAGACCGGGCAGCGCCTGAGCGTGGCGGCCGGCACCGTGGTGCACGGCGCCGACACCGCCACGCAATTGCTGCCCAGCGGCCCGGCGTACCCGTTCGAGAACGCGCGCGATGCGGTCAATGCACTGATCCACCTGGCGCGGCGGCGGATCGTGATGGTGACGCCATACTTCGTCCCCGACGAGGCCACGCTCAGCGCGCTACGCATCGCCGCGCTGTCCGGCGTGGACGTGCAACTGATCCTGTCGGAGAGCAGCAACCAGCGGCTCACCGCCTGGGCGCAGGAGGCGTATTACGACGAACTGCTGCGCAGCGGGGTCAAGATCGCGCTGTACCGGCCGTGCTTCCTGCATGCCAAGCACCTGAGCGTGGACGAGGGCATCGCCCTGGTCGGCTCGATCAACCTGGACATCCGCTCCTTCGCACTGAATGCCGAGATCGGTGTGCTGTGCTACTGCGCCGAGGTGGTGCAGCGGCTGCGCGCGATCGAGGCGGACTACATGGCCGATGCCCGCGTGCTGTCGCTGCAGACATGGCGCCGGCGGCCGGCATGGCGGCGCAGCCGCGAGGGCATCGCCCGCCTGGCCGACGCATTGATGTGAAAGCGCGCGGGCATGACAGCATGATGTCGCGGCCATGCGCGATCTTCGCCGCGACATGAACGATGGTTCTTAAGCCGCGCGCGGTGCCGGCGGAGGCATCCCTTACAATTGCCGGCATGAGCGAACCCTTGCCCAACGCATCCGATGGCGACTGCGACTGCGATATCGCCATCGTCGGCGGCGGCGCGGCCGGCACGCTGGCCGCGCTGCAGTTGCTGCGACAGGCCACGCGCGCGCTGCGGCTGCAGCTGATCGAGCCGCAGGCCGCGCTCGCGCAGGGCGTGGCCTATGCCACGCCCTGCGCGGAACACCTGCTGAACGTGGCGGCCGCACGCATGAGCGCTTTCGCCGAGTTGCCCGACGACTTCCTCGACTGGCTGCAGCAGCAGGCGCTGTATCCGGCGCTGGACCGCGCCGCGCTGGCGCAGACCTACGTGCAGCGCCGCCACTACGCCGGCTACCTGCGCGCGCGCCTGACGCAGGCGCAAGCCGCAAGCCCGGCACGGCTGCAGTGGCGGCAGGACCGCGTGCTGGCGCTGGACCGCACCGAGCGCGGCCAGACGCTGCGGCTGCATGGCGGCGCGACGCTGCGCGCTGGCGCGACGGTGTTGGCGCTGGGCAACAGCCTGCGCCCGCTGCCGGCACGCGGCGGGGCCAGTCTGCCCGCGCACGTGCGCGTGGACGCCTGGAACTACGAGCGGCTGCGTGCGATCCGGCGCGAAGCCACGGTGTGCATCGTCGGCACCGGCCTGAGCATGGTCGACAGCGTGCTGACCCTGCTCGCCAATGCACACCGCGGCCCGGTGCACGTGATCTCGCGGCACGCGGTGCTGCCGCTGCCGCATGCCGAGCATGTCGGCCACGCCGAGGCCGAGTTCGATCCGCAGCCATTGTTGGCGCTGCCGCTGCGCCAGCGCTTGCGCGCGCTGCGCCGGCATGCGGCCACGGCGCAGGCGCACGGCCTGCCCTGGCAAAGCGCGATGGAGCGGGTGCGGCCGCTGGGCCAGGCGCTGTGGCAATCGCTGTCGGCCACCGAACAGCGGCGCTTCCTGCGCCACGCCGCGCGCTATTGGGACGTGCACCGGCACCGTATCCCCGCGCCGGTGTTCGAACGACTGCAGGCGATGCGCCGGGCCGACCAGCTGCGCGTGCATCGCGCGCGGCTGGACACGGTGTTCCCGGTCGGCGCCTGCGTGCAGGTCAACGCGGTCGGTTCCGATGGCCTGGCGCTGCAGCTGGACGCCCACTACCTGGTCAACGCCACCGGCGTGGAGCTGCGCGCGCAGACCATGCGCAACCCGCTGTTGCACCAGCTGCTGGGTTGCGGCCACGCCGCGCCCGGCCCACACGGCATCGGCATCGCCACCGCGGCCGATGGCGCGCTGCTCGACGCCGACGGCCAGGCCGATCCGCGCCTGCGCGTGCTCGGCAGCCTGCGCATCGGCAGCCTGTGGGAAAGCCTGGCGATCCCGGAGCTGCGGGTGCAGGCACAGCAGCAGGCGCAGGCGTTGCTGTCCGAGCTCTTCCCGGTGCGCGCCGACGCAGGCTGAGACCGCGCCGGGCGGTTGTCGTCACCATGGCGATGCGACGTCGGGGATCCCTGTGCAGGAGCGGCGTCAGCCGCGACGGACACGACCGTGAACGCCTGTCGTGGCCGAAGCCTCCTACGCTGAAGCAGCAACGCGCTGCGCGTTGCGCCCGAGCAGCGCGTAGATCGCGAGCGCCGACAGCGCGGTGATCGCCGCCAGCGTCCGCGCCAGCACCGCGAAGCCATCTGCGTAGATGTGCCGCAATTGCGCCACGGACGCGGCGCTGCCCGCCTGCACCGCCTGCGCCAGATCGCCCGCGGCCAGGCGTTGCGCGGTCTCCGCGACGACCGCGCCGGCCGCGGTCGGCGCCAGTGCCGCCAGCCGCGCGTGGAGCAGGCCGGCCAGCACTCCGGCCACGCTCGCCAGCGCGATGCCCTCGCCGGCCACGCGCAGGGTGCCGAAGATGCCGGCAGCCATGCCGGCACGCTCCTTCGGCACCACGCTGACCGACAGCGCGTCCATCAGTCCCCACGGCAACGCGGTGCCGGCGCCGATCAGCAACAAGGCCGGCAGCGCCTGCGCCGGAGGACGCGCGCTGAGCCAGCACAGGCCGACCGCGGCCACTGCCAACCCGGCCGCGGACAGCGCGCCCGGGGCGATGCGCTGCGCCAGCGCGGCGGCCAGGCGCGGCACCAGCAGCATCGGCGCCGACAACGCCAGCATGGTCAGGCCGGCTTCGCTGGCGCCCTGGCCGTCCACCCCGATCAGCCGCAGCGGCAGCAACACCAGCAGCACCACGTAGCTGTAGCAGGTGGCCACCGGCAGCAACTGCACGCCGACGAAGCGCCGGTAGCGGAACAGGCTCAGGTCCAGCATCGGCCGCCGGCTGCGCCGCTCGATGCGCACGAAGCCGATCAGCAGCGCCAGGGCGGCACCCAGCAATCCCAGCGTCGGTGCGCTGTGCCAGCCGCTGTGCGGGCCCTGGATCAGGCCTGCGGTGAATGCCGCCAGCGCCGCACTGAAGCACAGCGCGCCGGCGCGGTCGGCCGGTCCCGGCGCCGGATCGCGCGATTCGCCCAGGCAGCGTGCGCCGACAGCCCATGCCAGTGCCGCCAGCGCGGCCAGCCCAAGGAAGATCGCGTGCCAGCCCAGATGCTCGATCAGCAGTCCGGCCGCCAGCGGGCCGAACGCCAGGCCGGTGCCGAAGGTGGTGCCGAGCAGGCTGAACGCGCGTGCCCGCGCCGCGCCGTCGTACAGCTGCGCCAGCGCGGCGGTGCCGGCGGCCAGCGCCGCGGCTGCGCCCACGCCCTGCAGCGCGCGCAGTAGGTCGATCGCCGCCACCGAGCCGGCCAGGCCGACGCCCAGCGACGCGGCGCCGAACAGGCCAAGCCCGCCCAGGAACACGCGCTTGCGTCCGTGCCGGTCGGCCAGCGCGCCGGCGGCGAGCAGCAAGCTGCCGAAGCTCAGCATGAAGGCATTGGTGATCCAGGCCAGCGCCAGCGCGTCGCCGCCGAGCGCAGCGCCGATCGTCGGCGTGGCGACCGCGCCGCCGGAGAAGTTCAACGGCAAGGCCAAAGCCGCCAGGCAGACTGCGGCGAGCGCGGCGCCGCGTCGTGCCGGCGGGGTGGACGGGAGAGGCTGGGACGTGCGGAGAGTCATTGCGGACGGCTCGGTTGGCGGGTGTGGGGATCGTCACTAGAGATAAAGCGGCAGGAATGGTCGAAAAAGACCGGCGATCGCCAGAGATGCCGGAGAATAATTCCGTAATATCCGCGCATGGATCGTCTGACCGGCATCGTCGCCTTCGTCCGTGCCGCCGAGCAGCTGAGCTTCGTCGGTGCCGGTCGCGTGCTCGGCATCTCGGCCTCGGCGGTGGGCAAGAGCGTGGCCGCGCTGGAGCGCGAGCTGGGCGTGCGCCTGTTGCAGCGGACCACGCGCCGCATCGCGCTGACCGCAGAAGGGCGCTTGTTCTTCGAGCGGTGTCAGCGTGTGCTGGAGGACCTGCGCGAGGCCGAGAGCGCGCTGTCGCAGACGCTGCAGGCGCCGCGCGGATTGCTGCGGGTGGGCCTGCCGACCATCGGCTACCGCTTCCTGCTGCCGCTGCTGCCCGAATTCCGCCAGCGCTATCCGCAGGTGGAATTAGAACTGGAATTTGACGACCGCCTGGTCGACGTGGTCGAGCGCGGGCTGGATGCGGTGATCCGCAGCGGCACGCAGGCCGATTCCAGCCTGATGTCGCGGCGCCTGGGACCGTTCCGTTTCTGCATCTGCGCCGCGCCCGACTACCTGCGCCGCCGTGGCGTGCCGCAGGCGCCGGCGCAACTGGCCGCGCACGACACCGTGCGCTTCCGCTTTCCCACCACCGGCAAGCTGCACGTGTGGCCCTTGTCCGAAACGGCGCCGCTGCCGCCGGCGGTGTTGACCTGCAACAACATGGAGGCGCTGCGTGCCGCGGCGATCGGCGGCATGGGCATCGGCTGCATGCCCGAATTCCTGGCGCGCGACGCGCTCGCCGATGGCCGCCTGCAGCGCCTGCTCGACGGCTATCTGGGTGATAGCGGCCAGTTCTTCGTGCTGTGGCCGTCCAGCCGGCAGTTGTCGCCGAAGTTACGCGCGCTCGTGGATTTCGTCGCCGAGCGGCTGTTCCCAACGCCGTGAACGCGGCGCAGTCGCGGCTTTTCGCGATTCCGCCGCTCCGGTCGCAGCCGATGCGCCGCCGCAACCGGTAAAATGTCCGGGTGGATGTCTCCCATTTGCTCGATGATCTGAACCCCGCCCAGCGCGAGGCCGTCTCCGCGCCGTCCGGCCATTACCTGGTCCTGGCCGGCGCCGGGTCCGGCAAGACGCGCGTGCTCACCCATCGCATCGCCTGGCTCAACGAAGTCCACGGCGTGCCGGCGCACGGCATCTTCGCGGTCACCTTCACCAACAAGGCCGCCGGCGAGATGCGCCGCCGCACCGACCTGCAGCTGCGCAACGGCAGCCGCGGCATGTGGATCGGCACCTTTCATGGCCTGGCGCACCGTCTGCTGCGCCTGCATTGGCAGGACGCAAAACTGCCGGAAAGCTTCCAGGTGCTCGATTCGGACGACCAGCTGCGGCTGGTCAAGCGGGTGGTGCAGCAGTTGGAACTGGACGAGGGCAAGTACCCGCCCAAGCAGATCGTGTGGTGGATCAACCAGCAGAAGGACGAGGGCCGGCGCGCGCAGCACATCCAGCCCGAACCGCGCGATGTGTGGACCAGCACCCTGCGCAGCGCCTACGCGCTGTACCAGGAGCGTTGCGACCGGGCGGGCCTGGTCGATTTCGCCGAGCTGCTGCTGCGCGCGCACGAGCTGCTGCGCGACAACCCGGCGCTGCTGGCGCACTACCGCCACCGCTTCGGCGAGATCCTGGTCGACGAGTTCCAGGACACCAACGCGATCCAGTACGCGTTCGTGCGCGTGCTCGCCGGCGACAGCGGGCGCGTGTTCGTGGTCGGCGACGACGACCAGGCGATCTACGGCTGGCGCGGCGCCAAGGTCGAGAACGTGCAGCGCTTCCTGAAAGACTTCCCGGACGCGCAGACCATCCGCCTGGAACAGAACTACCGCTCCAGCGCCAACATCCTCAATGTCGCCAACGCGGTGATCGCGCACAACCCGGACCGCATCGGCAAACAGCTGTGGACCGATTCGGGCGACGGCGACCCGATCGACCTGTACGCGGCCTACAACGAGATCGACGAGGCGCGCCACATGGTCGATCGCGTGTGCCAATGGGTGCGCGACGGCGGCAGCTACAGCGAGGCGGCGGTGCTGTACCGCAGCAACGCGCAGTCGCGCGCGTTCGAAGAAGCGCTGATCGCCGAGCAGGTGCCGTACCGCGTCTACGGCGGCATGCGTTTCTTCGAGCGCGCCGAGATCAAGGACACCCTGGCCTACCTGCGCATGGTCGCCAACCGCGCCGACGATGCGGCATTCGAGCGCGCGGTGAACACCCCCGCGCGCGGCATCGGCGACCGCACCCTGGACGAAGTGCGGCGCCTGGCGCGCGCGCAGTCGCTGTCGCTGTGGGCCGCGGCGCAGCAGGCCGCGCAAGCGGGCGGCGACCTGGCCGCGCGCGCGCGCAACGCGCTGGCGCAGTTCCTGGGGCTGATCGAACAGCTGGCCGCCGAAGCGGCCGGGCTGCCGCTCCCCGAGCAGATCGACCAGGTGCTGGCGCGCTCGGCGCTGCGTGAGCACTGGAGCAAGGAAAGCCGCGACGGGCTGGATTCGGAATCGCGCACCGACAATCTCGACGAATTGGTCTCGGTCGCCTCGCGTTTCGTCCGCGCCGACGCCGACGAGGACGCCGACGAGGGCCGCCAGGCGATGACCGAACTGGTCGCGTTCCTGGCCTACGCCTCGCTGGAGGCCGGCGAAGGCCAGGCCCAGGCCGGCGAGGACGGCGTGCAACTGATGACGCTGCACTCGGCCAAGGGCCTGGAGTTCCCGCTGGTGTTCCTGGCCGGCATGGAAGACGGCCTGTTCCCCAGCGCGCGTTCGCTGGAAGAGAGCGGGCGCCTGGAGGAGGAGCGGCGCCTGGCCTACGTCGGCATCACCCGCGCGCGCCACAAGCTGGTGCTCAGCTATGCCGAGTCGCGGCGCATCCACGGCCAGGACAACGACAACGTGCCCTCGCGCTTCCTGCGCGAGATCCCGCGCGAACTGCTGCACGAAGTACGGCCGAAGGTACAGGTCTCGCGCCGCGCCTCGCTGGGCGCGCCGCGCCATGTCGGCCACAGCGCCATCGAAGCCCCTGCGATCAAGCTCGGCGCCAACGTGCAGCACCCCAAGTTCGGCGGCGGCGTGGTCATCGACTACGAAGGCAACGGCGCGCACGCGCGCGTGCAGGTGCAGTTCGACGAGGTCGGCGCGAAGTGGCTGGTGATGGCGTACGCGAACCTGACCGTCATCTAGGGCCTGTTAACACTAAACCAACCTGAGAGTTCCCCCGGCTCTGCCGGGGAGGCAGTAGAAGTTTGACGTATCCGGGAGTCCATCCCGGAGACTCCGCAACGTGAGCGGCCAAGCACACGAGACGGAGAAACCGAGATGGATGAGTTTGAGAGCTTAAGTCACACCAGGTGGGAGTGTCTGTACCACGTTGTGTTCATACCGAAGTGTCGCCGTAAGACACTGTATGTGGGTCTGAGGAAGCATCTAGGAGAGGTGTTCCGGCGATTGGCCGAGCAGAAGGAGAGCCGGGTCGAGGAGGGCCATCTGATGCCAGATCACGTCCATATGCTGTTGAAGATTCCGCCGAAGTAGGCGGTGTCGCAGGTGGTGGGCTATATCAAGGGCAAGAGCGCCATCCACCTAGCGCGGGTGTATGTGGAGCGGAAGCGGAACTTTGTAGGGCAGAGCTTCTGGGCGCGAGGTTACTTCGTTACGAGGGTAGGTCGGGATGAAGGGTTGATCGGGGCATACATCCAGAACCAAGAGGCGGAAGATCGGCGCTTGGACCAATTGCAGTTGCTGAGGTAGTCGGCCACCTTCAGGTGGCCCTAACAAGGGAGGCGCGTAGCGCTCCCGCAGCCGCTTTGAGCGGCTCACATCTCTAAAGCCCCCGGCTTTGCCGGGGGATATTTACTTCAACGAGAGAGGGCCATGCTCATGTGATCGTAAGCCAACAGCGCGGCGATAATCAACCCGCGCATCGCCGGAATCACGCTCAATGAGCATAAGCAACTTGCCTTGCCAAGCCGGCGGACGCTATAAAAAAAAGAACATCGATGAAATGCCAAGCCGCGCGCGCCACCCGCGTCGCCCGGACCCGCAACCAGGCTGGTATCGCCGAGGCCGTCGATCGGCCTTCGCCGATCCGCTGGTCGCCGCCGACAGCACGCTCCACGCGGCTGCTGATGCTCCGACGTGGCGCAGGCCCGCGCCGCGTTCGACCGCCTGTCCGGCGCGTTCCCCGCCACCCTGGACAGCGCCCGCTTGGAGATCAGCCAGCCGTTGCGCGAGGCTGCTCTCGATCCGCTGCGCGACCTCGCCGCGTTCGCGCTGTCGGTCGGGCGTGGCTGGGTATGGCCGTACTATGCCAGCGACGGCACGCCGGACGCCTGGCCCCAGGCGGCGGGGCTGGATACCAACATCAGCGCAATCTGGCAGGCGCGGAGACCGCGCTGGGCGAGAACACTGGGCTCGGCGACGGCCGCGGCGTTCACCGCTTCGATCGCGCCAGCGGCGATAATGCATCGATCTTTCGGCCGCGGTTTGCCACATGTCCCGCCTGCGAGGCTTCCTCAACCAGCTCTGGGCCCACGAGAAGGCCAGCTACGGCCTGCGCGTATTCATCGCCCTGAGCGTGGCCATGGGCGTGTGCTGGCAGCAACAGCAGCTGGCCGCGCTGCCGGCGATCTTCCTCGGCACCATCGCCAGCGCCATCGCCGAGACCGACGACAACTGGCTGGGCCGGATCAAGTCGGTACTGCTGTCGCTGCTGTGCTTCGCCGCTGCCGCCGCGGCGGTCATGCTGCTGTTCCCGTATCCGCTGCCGTTCGTGGCCGGGCTGGCGCTGTCCACCTTCGCCATGACCCTGCTCGGCGCGCTCGGCGAACGCTACGCCTCGATCGCCCAGGCCACGGTGGCGCTGGCGATCTACGCGATGATCGGCATCGACCATGGCGGCCAAGTCGGCCACGTCGGCGGCGAGGCCTGGCACGGCATCGCACTGCTGCTGCTCGGCGCCAGCTGGTACGGCCTGCTGTCGATCCTGTGGACCATCCTGTTCGCCAACCGGCCGGTGCGCGAGCGGCTGGCGCGGCTGTTCCTGGAACTCGGCCGCTACCTGCGGCTCAAGGCCGCACTGTTCGAGCCGGTGCGGCAGAGCGATCTGCACGCGCGGCGGCTGGCGCTGGCCGAGCAGAACGCGCAGGTGGTGGCGGCATTGAATGCGGCCAAGACCGCGATCATGAGCCGGTTCGGCCGCTCCGGCCGCCCCGGCGTGCAGTCCGGCCTGTATTTCCGCCTGTACTACATGGCGCAGGACTTCCACGAGCGCGCCAGCTCCTCGCACTATCCCTACGAGGCGCTGACCGACGCGTTTTTCCACAGCGACGTGCTGTACCGCTGCCAGCGCCTGCTGGCGCTGCAGGGCCAGGCCTGCACCGCGCTGGGCGAGGCGATCCGGCTGCGCCATCCGTTCGAGTACGGCGAGCAGACCCAGCAGGCCACCACCGACCTGCGCCAGTCGCTGGACTTCCTGCACGGCCGCGCCGACCCGCAACAGGCACGCCTGCTCGGTTCGCTGGAACTGCTGGTGACCAATCTGCAGAGCATCGAGCGGCGGCTGTCCGACGCCGCGCAATCGGACACCACCAGCGACACCCTCGACACCCGCCTGCGCGATTCCTCGCCGCACACCCTGCGCGAGATGGCGGTGCGCATCGGTCAGCAGCTCACCCCCGGCTCGGTGCTGTTCCGGCACGGCCTGCGCATGGCGATCGCGCTGGCGCTCGGCTACGCCATCGTGCAGTTCGCCGACACCAGCAACGGCTACTGGATCATGCTCACCACTGCCTTCGTGTGCCGGCCCAACTACGGCGCCACCCGGCTGCGCCTGGCGCAGCGCATCGCCGGCACCCTGGTCGGCCTGGGCGCCTGCTGGGCGCTGATGCAGTTGTTCCCCGGCACCGAGCTGCAATTGCTGTTCGCGCTGCTCGGCACCCTGCTGTTCTTCGTTACCCGCACCGACCGCTACATGCTGGCGACCGCGGCGATCACGGTGATGGCGCTGTTCTGCTTCAACCTGCTCGGCGACGGCTTCGTGCTGATCTGGCCGCGTCTGGTCGACACCCTGATCGGCTGCGCGATCGCCGCCGCCGCCTCGTTCCTGATCCTGCCGGACTGGCAGGGCCGCCGCCTCAACCAGGTGATGGCGACGGTGCTGAGCAGCTGCGCCCGCTACCTGGCGCAGGTGCTGGAGCAGTACCGCAGCGGCATGCGCGACGACCTGCCGTACCGCATCGCCCGGCGCGACATGCACAACGCCGACGCCGCATTGTCGGTGGCGCTGTCCAACATGCTGCGCGAGCCCGGCCGCTACCGCCGCAACCTGGAGGCGGGCTTCCGCTTCCTGGCGCTGTCCAACACCTTGCTCGGGTACCTGTCGGCGCTGGGCGCGCACCGCGCCGCGCTGGCCGGCGAGGCCGACCCGGCCATCGACCGCGCCGGCGGCGGCCTGCAGGACGCCCTGGGCGCGATCGCCGCCGCGCTGGCGCAGCGCCGCGCGCTGCCGCCGGCCGACGAAACGGCCGAGGCCGCGCTGGCCGATGCGCTGGAGCAGGAGGACGGCGTGGACGAGGCCAAGCGGCGGCTGGTGCGCAACCAACTGGCGCTGACCCTGCGCCTGCTGCCCAAGCTGCGCGCCGCCGCGCAGGCGGTCACCGCTCCGGCGTCGGCGCCAGTGCCGCCGGCGGCGCTGCCGCTCGCACGCTGAGGCCCATCCACAGCAGCGCCGCCACCGCCAGCGCCGCGCCGCCGACCACCACCCCGCGCCAACCGGCGTAGGCGTAGGCGGCGGTGCCGAGGCTGGAGCCGATCGCGCCGCCGATGAAATAGCAGGTGACGTAGGCCGAGGTGATGCGGTTGCGCGCCTTCGGATCCAGTTGGTAGATCACGCTCTGGTTGCCGATGTGCACGCCCTGCACCGCCACGTCCAGCAGCAGCACGCCGGCGATCAGCAACCACAGCGAATGCGGCGCGGCGGCCAGCAGCAGCCACGCCAGCAGCAGCATGGCCAGCCCGCCCCAGCCCACCCAGTGCCCGGCGCCGCGGTCGGACAACTTGCCCGACAGGTTGGCGGCGAACGCGCCGGCGGCGCCGATCAGTCCGAACAGGCCGATCGTCGCAGCGCCGTAGCCGTAGTGCGGGCCGGACAGCAGGAACGCCAGCGTGGTCCAGAACATGCTGAAGCCGGCGAAGATCAGCCCGCCCAGGACCGCGCGCGCGCGCAGCACCGGCTCGTCGCGCAGCAGCGCCAGCACCGAGCCGATCAGGTGCGGGTACGACAGCCGCGGATTGCCCGGATGCCGCGGCAGCGCGCTCCACAGCAGCGCCGCCGCCAGCAGGATCAGCGCCGCCGCCACCCAGTACACGGTATGCCAGCCGCCGGCGCCGGCCAGCAGCCCGGACACGGTGCGCGCCAGCAGGATGCCCAGCAGCAGCCCGCTCATCACCGTGCCGATGACCCGGCCGCGCTCGTGCGGCGCGGCCAGGGTGGCGGCGAACGGCACCAGGATCTGCGCGGCTACCGAGCTGAGCCCTGTGACCAGGGTGCCAAGCAGCAACAGCGCGAAGCTGTTCGAGGCCGCGCTGATCAGCAAGCCCACCGCGCTGAGCGCGTACAGCCCGACGATCAGGCTGCGGCGCTCGAAGCGGTCGCCCAGCGGCACCAGCAACAGCAGGCCGGCGGCATAGGCCAGCTGCGCGGTGGTGACCACCGCGCCGGCGCTGCGCACGTCGATCGCGAAGGTCTGCGCCAGCACCTCCAGCAGCGGCTGCGCGTAGTAGTTGCTGGCCACCGCCAGGCCGGTGGCGGCGGCCATCAGCAGCACCAGGCCGCGCGGCATCGGGGGGTGCGGTGAGGTTTGCATGGGGGAATCCACTGCGGGGCGATCAGGAAGGGCGTCAGTCTGGGGCGGCGTCAGCGATCTTTCCAATGTATTGTTTTCACTCGATCCATCTTTTTTCGAGATCCCATGCTGACCCTGCGCCAGCTCGAAT encodes:
- the rpmG gene encoding 50S ribosomal protein L33; amino-acid sequence: MMAGKRDKIRMISSAATGHFYTTDKNKKNTPGKMEMMKYDPVVRKHVLYKEGKIK
- the cls gene encoding cardiolipin synthase; this translates as MLPFWLEGTWLLALDWLIRLVALLWIPARTTPGAARSWLLLVGFVPVLGLPLYLLLGHPWLSRQRILRQAQASQLIREQQVPLIALRWSPPADTAIAEVVPLIERQGDFMPTHGNTVELLDRYAVSLQALIGDIDAAGERVHLLYYLMFDDAVGDAIVAALLRAAARGVRCRLLLDARGGRRGLRRYRKRLYAAGVEVQALLPGGLRWRSSGRMDLRNHRKIAVIDNRVGYIGSQNLAAAGFVRGHPNRELVARVQGPVVAHLEAVFASDWFIETGQRLSVAAGTVVHGADTATQLLPSGPAYPFENARDAVNALIHLARRRIVMVTPYFVPDEATLSALRIAALSGVDVQLILSESSNQRLTAWAQEAYYDELLRSGVKIALYRPCFLHAKHLSVDEGIALVGSINLDIRSFALNAEIGVLCYCAEVVQRLRAIEADYMADARVLSLQTWRRRPAWRRSREGIARLADALM
- a CDS encoding FAD/NAD(P)-binding protein; amino-acid sequence: MSEPLPNASDGDCDCDIAIVGGGAAGTLAALQLLRQATRALRLQLIEPQAALAQGVAYATPCAEHLLNVAAARMSAFAELPDDFLDWLQQQALYPALDRAALAQTYVQRRHYAGYLRARLTQAQAASPARLQWRQDRVLALDRTERGQTLRLHGGATLRAGATVLALGNSLRPLPARGGASLPAHVRVDAWNYERLRAIRREATVCIVGTGLSMVDSVLTLLANAHRGPVHVISRHAVLPLPHAEHVGHAEAEFDPQPLLALPLRQRLRALRRHAATAQAHGLPWQSAMERVRPLGQALWQSLSATEQRRFLRHAARYWDVHRHRIPAPVFERLQAMRRADQLRVHRARLDTVFPVGACVQVNAVGSDGLALQLDAHYLVNATGVELRAQTMRNPLLHQLLGCGHAAPGPHGIGIATAADGALLDADGQADPRLRVLGSLRIGSLWESLAIPELRVQAQQQAQALLSELFPVRADAG
- a CDS encoding MFS transporter, with protein sequence MTLRTSQPLPSTPPARRGAALAAVCLAALALPLNFSGGAVATPTIGAALGGDALALAWITNAFMLSFGSLLLAAGALADRHGRKRVFLGGLGLFGAASLGVGLAGSVAAIDLLRALQGVGAAAALAAGTAALAQLYDGAARARAFSLLGTTFGTGLAFGPLAAGLLIEHLGWHAIFLGLAALAALAWAVGARCLGESRDPAPGPADRAGALCFSAALAAFTAGLIQGPHSGWHSAPTLGLLGAALALLIGFVRIERRSRRPMLDLSLFRYRRFVGVQLLPVATCYSYVVLLVLLPLRLIGVDGQGASEAGLTMLALSAPMLLVPRLAAALAQRIAPGALSAAGLAVAAVGLCWLSARPPAQALPALLLIGAGTALPWGLMDALSVSVVPKERAGMAAGIFGTLRVAGEGIALASVAGVLAGLLHARLAALAPTAAGAVVAETAQRLAAGDLAQAVQAGSAASVAQLRHIYADGFAVLARTLAAITALSALAIYALLGRNAQRVAASA
- a CDS encoding LysR family transcriptional regulator, whose product is MDRLTGIVAFVRAAEQLSFVGAGRVLGISASAVGKSVAALERELGVRLLQRTTRRIALTAEGRLFFERCQRVLEDLREAESALSQTLQAPRGLLRVGLPTIGYRFLLPLLPEFRQRYPQVELELEFDDRLVDVVERGLDAVIRSGTQADSSLMSRRLGPFRFCICAAPDYLRRRGVPQAPAQLAAHDTVRFRFPTTGKLHVWPLSETAPLPPAVLTCNNMEALRAAAIGGMGIGCMPEFLARDALADGRLQRLLDGYLGDSGQFFVLWPSSRQLSPKLRALVDFVAERLFPTP
- the uvrD gene encoding DNA helicase II is translated as MDVSHLLDDLNPAQREAVSAPSGHYLVLAGAGSGKTRVLTHRIAWLNEVHGVPAHGIFAVTFTNKAAGEMRRRTDLQLRNGSRGMWIGTFHGLAHRLLRLHWQDAKLPESFQVLDSDDQLRLVKRVVQQLELDEGKYPPKQIVWWINQQKDEGRRAQHIQPEPRDVWTSTLRSAYALYQERCDRAGLVDFAELLLRAHELLRDNPALLAHYRHRFGEILVDEFQDTNAIQYAFVRVLAGDSGRVFVVGDDDQAIYGWRGAKVENVQRFLKDFPDAQTIRLEQNYRSSANILNVANAVIAHNPDRIGKQLWTDSGDGDPIDLYAAYNEIDEARHMVDRVCQWVRDGGSYSEAAVLYRSNAQSRAFEEALIAEQVPYRVYGGMRFFERAEIKDTLAYLRMVANRADDAAFERAVNTPARGIGDRTLDEVRRLARAQSLSLWAAAQQAAQAGGDLAARARNALAQFLGLIEQLAAEAAGLPLPEQIDQVLARSALREHWSKESRDGLDSESRTDNLDELVSVASRFVRADADEDADEGRQAMTELVAFLAYASLEAGEGQAQAGEDGVQLMTLHSAKGLEFPLVFLAGMEDGLFPSARSLEESGRLEEERRLAYVGITRARHKLVLSYAESRRIHGQDNDNVPSRFLREIPRELLHEVRPKVQVSRRASLGAPRHVGHSAIEAPAIKLGANVQHPKFGGGVVIDYEGNGAHARVQVQFDEVGAKWLVMAYANLTVI